Within Bactrocera oleae isolate idBacOlea1 chromosome 6, idBacOlea1, whole genome shotgun sequence, the genomic segment TCGGGGTAGTGATCAAAACCTAGTTTGCCTGTAGGCTGTATATTCGCCGCCTCTGCGGGGGAAAGATAATTTAATTTGCCATCGTAAGCTTCCGAAGCTGGATCGTGCGGCACGATGGGTTCGCTAATGATGGACGGCAAcggtgttgtagttgttgtgtaTGCAACAGCAATTTGCTTCGCTGTATCCAAAGCATTGTTCGTGTGTCCACGCAGTCCATTACGGCCATTAACCAGCACACCATTTTGCGCCGGCACCGATTTGGTCGATTTGATGGCATCCTGCAGGATAAAagtgtattttattataaaggtCTGCTGAAATATGGTTTCTCTAAATATTACGTCAATTGGTCTATTATAACCCACAAACACAGTCTTCGACTTCAATATGCGATAACCATCTTTATCGGCAATATAGTCCTTTTGGCGTAAAAATCCAGCTGCATCTATCCAAGCTTCAGTgcctaaaatgcaaaaaaggtCGTCAAAGTTGTGAATATATGGAAAGTGATTTAAAAGAGGCAAGCACTTACCAACAACAGTACCGTCTTGTAGACGCCTTTCCTTACGAAACTGTCCATTATCCGTTTGAAAGCGAAAATAGCGTTCCGGTCCTTCATCTGTCTGTATGTGATACTGTCCATCACCTGGTGAACCCCATGAGCCCTCCACTACCGCAAGCAGTGAAACCTGCAAAagcaaatagaaatattttataaattaaataatgataaCGAAAATTGTGGAAGAACTggtatatattaagtttttatagTATTTCAAAGATAAAGAAgaggttaaattttttaaaaatttgtgaaaatgggTTTTtagaaagaataaaataaatacaatatattattttcggcCTCTTTATTTTGCTTAACTATTTAAAGGTTTTAGTATACTTCCAAAAATTATGAGATAGAATCGTTGTTGCGAAGTCCTGGACTTAATGCGCAATCTTTTTTACTATACGCCTTATTGTACTTGTATAAGTATCCTTGGCCCTTTCACTATGTTCATGGATACTCTTACTATCGACAAACTAAACCATTTCAGCTCATACGGCTTGAAAGTTGGAGTCAGCTTTTTGGTTGTTCCTCTGATATTAAAGTATCACTTTgtatttgtatcttaattttgtaGAATCCCCGTAGTAATTCTGTATCAAGGTTTCCACATTGCACACAAATCGTATGAGATTTTTGGTCTTCGTTATCGAACGAAGTTTTGTGAAGGCTAAACTTCGTCGATGAAAATCTTCTTGAAATAACCTGGCATTATTTTCACTCTTTCAATATTGatggatttttaaataaagtctacattttgaaatataacGATCATGGTAATCATAAGTTTCCATCGATAGACTCCGACGAAAATTTACTATGAATCAGAGAAGTACTTAGTATAAGTTTAATACTATTATCATCAGTCCAATTTCAACAAGAATATAAAGTTCATTGAAAAGGGCATTAACAAAATCTGTTGAACTCGATTCCTAAAGGTTCAAAAGTCTTATATTTATGGGTAGAAAATATGTAGACCATATATTGTGGATTCAAATTTAATAACCAGTAGAAACCCAgattattctttcactttcaaagATTTTCCGAACGGAATCAGTCTCCCCGCAAAGGTTTAATAGACCTATCAAGCAGTATATGGCATAGATAGaagttaaaatatcacatttacTTCTCCTAAAAtctagaaaaatattatttttctaagttATTTGGATTTAAGTTATGTAACGAAGACTACTTTTTTCTTAGTCTCGAAAAGAGACTTTCgcgccaaaaacaaaattatatagcaCATTCTTAATGAATATTCCATTTAATATTGCAGCACACCGTCTCACAAATACTCTCCCAGAGGCGTATCACTAGTAACGACAGTAAACAAACACTCTTTCGATTACTTATACATTGCTAAGTAACGAATGTTTTCTACATTTAAGCAAAACTAAACAAACTTCGAGAATCAGCAAAACGAAAACGacagcaattttattttaaaaaatatttacgaaaataaacacttatttatatattgaaaatttccaaaataaatagCCAAAATGCCCTCTTTGGCAACGGCATCAATCAGTTCATTTAAGTTAGCACGTTTCAGTCGTCCGCTACGATTCCACGATCCCATTGTACGAGAACAACCCGAGTGTTACTCCATTCGACCTTCACTCATCGACTATATACGCGAAGATCTACAGGAGTTATCGCGACGTCTCTTCTACCAACGCATATACATATTGGCAAAGAACAAATTGGATGTACAGCCGCCGCAGCTACAAAGTCGACCGACGCCGCCGACATTACCGCATGGCGGTTCGTACCGAGCGGGCAGACGCTCACTGACCTCAGTGACATCGGCACGACGAGATACGCTCGATTTTAAGATAATACTACAAATGGAATTGCAACACATATTGGCGCGCGATGCTGAAAATAGTATTTCGGGTGATAGACCCACGGGCTTGTTTCTGTACATGGGCGACTATACGTTGTTGATGTTCGAATGCGTTGAAGATATTGTCGGCTCCTTTTGTACGCAATTGAGTGCGATTGCAGATAAATACTTTGTAGCAAATAAAGTTTTCCTTACCGAAGATCGCACCGGTGAAGTAAGTGAATGGCTAATATGGCCGTAAGGTTCACtactattatactctttttctcttttcagacatattttcaaaatttccatTATCGTCGTGCCGTACCGATTAACATTAATGAGAAATTTCCACCGAACACGGTCACCGACATTGAGCTAATGAGCCAACAACACTTGACGATTAAGGATAAATTGTTTGAGCTGTGTACGACGCTTTCACAAGACATACAGCGGGGGCAAGATAATGCTATGCACAGTACCATAAGCTCTGGTAAGGGTACATTCAGTTTGTGGCGACCCAGTCTTGATTTCGGTGAAGATCTAACACCTACCATATTCAATAAACTTTTACCCGAAGTGCAACGTATTGAACTTGTGCTGAATTGTAATCGTTTCTATTGTAATG encodes:
- the LOC106616588 gene encoding uncharacterized protein, with protein sequence MPSLATASISSFKLARFSRPLRFHDPIVREQPECYSIRPSLIDYIREDLQELSRRLFYQRIYILAKNKLDVQPPQLQSRPTPPTLPHGGSYRAGRRSLTSVTSARRDTLDFKIILQMELQHILARDAENSISGDRPTGLFLYMGDYTLLMFECVEDIVGSFCTQLSAIADKYFVANKVFLTEDRTGETYFQNFHYRRAVPININEKFPPNTVTDIELMSQQHLTIKDKLFELCTTLSQDIQRGQDNAMHSTISSGKGTFSLWRPSLDFGEDLTPTIFNKLLPEVQRIELVLNCNRFYCNVQRRALMYNRIPNELDDKLHSWPIQYNYTPIGVFWHSPYDVNLTFSDYGKKEEQVEEKSSGSEEDGEKIA